From Quercus robur chromosome 8, dhQueRobu3.1, whole genome shotgun sequence:
atccgggtgttatctctgtgtttgcatcttccttcctctctatctctgcctttacattatctgctgtggtttattttgttgtggcttagatagttgtttaatcaattccatattatagcatatgttaagtttccgcacactagttgtttaacatattgcgtgtgttgcttaaattagtttttgggggtctaaacgttcaaaagtgtttttgtacacgtttttgaactttcaacatgtattgtaggaagcatgCCCTGTGCACTACTTGATTCTTAAATAGCCTGTTAGTTGCGGTGAATCAAAGCCCGGTCCATTAAACCACAAACTATTCGGCCCGAGATCCTTGGGTctgagtgtcacaaaaaaggcactctcacattttggcgactccgctggggactgggcaaagaagaggaaagaagcaatcccttcacagagtatgcctccaagacaaagaaatagtaaaggaactaatgtgccacctacggcctccgAGCCTGTGGGAGAAAACGAGGTAGCTTCCAGACAAAGAGGCGAGGTATCCCTGGTAGAACAAGAGGTTGGGTCGGGACAAAGACACACAAGGCAGGAACCAGACCTTATGGCTAGGATGATAGCAATGTTGAAGGATCTAGAGCAAGAAGTTCgccttctcaaagaaggcaggacatAGGAAATCAGGGACAATGTTCCCCCTGCTCATAACCAAGGTGGAAtgcagccagaaggagggtcagcagtgggaggGAAAGCCAACTCCCAATACTTAACACTGGCAGATGTCAGTGCCCTCCtagagcaagaaagggaaaaactctcggGGAACCctaagcaattctctcgggatcctcCGTTCCCTtcagaacttcttggcaaaccataccctaagGGGTATGAACctccaaagttccatcctttcgatgaAAGAAATGGAAGTGCtgtggaacatgtgagtaggttcattcacactatgggcccctatgcaagAGACAGAGAActatgtctaagggaatttgctaaatccttagtggatagagcatacacttggtacaccacgctgagacccgggtccatcaaaaccTGGGATGAAATGATGGAAAGATTCTgtgccaaatattaccctggtgaggacaagatcactttccagaaccttCAGATGGtaaggcagagacctggagaggaTCCCGTCCAGttcattaaaagatttgaagatgtgtccctagattGCTATGGGGACCACGAAGagaaggagctcgtggaaacctatatagccaacatgctttttgattacaagctcaaccttgaaaatctgTGTATCACGCAGTTTGCTGACTTGttacagagaaccagaaggacatCACAAACTAAGAGGACAAAAAGGATGCCAGTATCCCAAGCTATAATGGCATTagtaggagagaaaaggaagaggccagatgggaaggtgttcgaggaaccaccggtgatcccatgtacagctgaggagttaaacCATGTCTTAGACAAATGAATCGGAGATGGAGTTATTAGGCCATTTACTGTGTCCAGGTCGCCAACTGAAGGAGAAAGGAAGAACCCTTTGTTTTGCAGgatccataattatgtcaagcatTCCACTAAGgattgctggacccttcgcagactcTTCTACAAAAAGCTAAAGGAAGGAACcttggaactcactcagaaggagccagaagtacagaggaaccccttgcctaactACAAAGGGAAAAGgatggtagcagtagtaatccATGGGAACCCGACAGAAGCAGGAGAATTCGAAAGATCTTTCCACCCAAGCACAGTCAAGACCCTCCAAAAGAATCCCAAGTTCAGATCACTATTCAACCAACTGGGGTTTGGACCAGAAGTAAGAAGGGTGGCCACAaagtctctcatgagcatagcagcagattcaggaaTGGAATGCTTCACAGCAGAGTCatatgctagtcgagctttcctagagacaaccaatgcaataaccttcaccgacgaagacatggagattgaaCACCCGGACCACCGTAGGCCCCTTTAtttaatggccaccataaatgGTGTCCAAATCAGAAGAGCACTAGTAGACACAGGGGCATCGCTCaatctcatagccttgagtaccttGGAAGTTGTGCGCCTggttgacagaaggatcctgggggctcccatggagataacaggatttTGGGGGTCGGTagaatcaacagaaggatacgtacagctagccttaagggtagggccgaTAGTAGCCCgaacaaggtttcatgtgattaatgcggAAGTATCTTACCATGTGTTGTTGGGACGCCCATGTCTCCATAAACACCGCCTTATTCCATCTACGTTTCATCAATgtattaaagggagactgaatgggaggcccgTGAGAATCCCTGCCAACTGTAACCCTTTTAGCCAGGGAGAAGTaaactttgcagaaacgatgttttatgatgagttagAGCCAAATGATGAGAGCCCGACCCCAGGTACTCCAGGGGCACCTatcttagaagaagaagaaggaggaaggggcacccgtgacTTAAGAAaccttctagaaagaaaaaggcaaaaaaggGAGCTCAACTCTTCAGGATCCTAAGAATGTGTGGTGGTACGAGAGCCCGGAGGGAGGTTAATCTATCgcttgtgaaggtgcgcgggacttGAATGCATCATGCAgaaaggtcccggaccaccaagttacatgatggcccaagaggaaatcccagaagaaccagtcaaggaagcccaaattcagcctgaggaagaattaaGGGAAATAAATTTAGGAACCGAGCCGGGATCCCGGAAGCCTGTCTTTATTAGCAGTCAGCTGATGACACAAGAAAGGGAACAATTGGTAGCCTTGCTTCAAAAATATAGAGATGTGTTcacatggacctatgatgaaaTGCCCGGTTTAGACCTGGGATTAGTAGttcattctcttaatgtggacctAGGAATGAGGCCAGTAGTTCAGCTGGCTAGGGTCTTTCACACCGAGGTAGAAGCTCAGATAGTTTAAGAAGTCAAAAAGctgctaacagctggttttatcaaacctatccaacacccaaaatggctttccaacattgtacctgtgaagaagaaaaatggtcagatCCGTTGTTGTGTGGACTTCCGcaacctgaacaaggcgtgcccaaaagatgagttccccctgcccaatatcgacctccttatagattcagctgcaggaagttcaatgttctcatttatggatgggtatagtgggtacaaccaaatccgcatggctGCCAAAGATGCGGAGAaaacggcattcagaactccaatcgggaacttttactacactgtaatgccctttggcctcaaaaatacGGAGGCTACGTACTAGCgaaccatgacagccattttccatgacatgatacatgaggagatggaagattatgtagatgacattgtGGTTAAATCAAAGACTAGAACAGGACacttccaagtacttgagcaagtttttgaaagatgcaggaagtacAAACTACGCATGAACCCCATGAAATGTGCCTTCGgggtgtctgctggaaagttccttgggttcctggtacataGCAAAGGCATAAGTGTagatccagccaaggccacaacCATCAccacgatgagaagaccaactactgtgagggagctcaaaagcttcctgggaagagtctcctatattaggagatttgtgcctGGGTTGGCCTCAGTTACGACAGGtttatccaaactgttgaaaaagggaaTTGAGTTTACTTGGGGAACGGAACAACAAGAGGCTTTCCAAAGAATTCAGTATATCATGAATCATTTGCCCACCCTTCAGGCACCAacacgtgggcgacctctgttgtTATACTTGGCATCAAATtcccaggcaataggagctttgctggcacagGAAGATAATTAGGGGAATAAGCAGCCTGTTTACTACGTAAGCAGGACATTCAAGAAcaccgagaccaggtaccccagaatagagaaagcctgcctagtaatcATCTACGCGTCCCAAAGGCTAAAAATGTACTTCTTagctcaccaaatccttttggtgaccaagtcccaccccataaaggCACTCCTacaccagccccttctcacgggAAGAATAGCATTATGTCTAGTCTTGCTTTCTCAATATGACATAAGTATTAGAACTCCCAAAGCTGTCAAAAGCCAAGCTATAGCAGATCAACTGGCTCAGTTCCCGGGAAAGGAGGAAGGTCCGCTGAgtgaagaaatccctggtgaggtggTAGTAACAGAGATCCCAggaaagaaatggaccatgaggttcgACGGGTCAGCTATgacaacttcaaatggggtaggaatcgTACTAAGCTGTGAGAATGGGAACACCATAcccttgtctttcaagcttggtttctcgtgCTCTAATAACACAGCTGAATATGAGGCGTACTTAACCGGGCTGACCATAGCACTCAGTATAGGAGTAAAGCATATGAGAGTGTTGGGAGACTCTAATCTTGTAAtttcccaagtgaaaggtgactttgcgTTATGGGAACAAAATTTAGCAGCCTACAgaacttgggcacaaaggctggagtTGGAATTCCAGACCTTTAGCATAgagtacactcaaagaagtgaaaacaggtttgctgATACGCTCGCCACTCTGGGGTCCCAAATACCATTCAAAGGAAGGGAcacgctgataaaaataggaaggcaggaacattctattatAAGGATCCTCCAAGAGATGTACCCCAGAGAGTCCAAATAGTGGGATTGGAGGAgcgaagtcaaagaaaatatgaaaaaggcAGGACTcggagggaacatcaaagagctaaaagattacactcagatagaaggggAATTGTATAGAAGGTTGCCAGATGGAATCTTGTCCAGGTGTATcaacgagaaggaaggaaagctGAAGCTAGAAGAATTACATACCCAAGCCTGTGGAATTGCAAAAAAGATCAGCCTATATAGAAGGATGCGAtgcatggggtattactggccaaataTGAACAAGGAGGCAGCAATTATACAGGAAAAATGTTAGAAGTGTCGGCTGGCAATAGATAAGGAAGAAAGCTATGATGTGTTTGTTGCAGAAGACTGGCGAGTTCCATTCATAGAATACCTGGCTCAAGGGATCCTGTCAACTGACAGGACACTAACCCACCGGCTTAAGAAACTTGCAGACAGGTATTTCCTGCAGAACGGTATcttattcaaaaagggatacAGTGGGGATCCCCTAAGGTGCCTAGGGCCAAaagaagctagagaagtagtcagggAAGTTCATTCTGGTGATTGTGGAAGTCACCCGGGAAAAAGAAGGCTCTACAAGCAATTATTATTGTTGGGATACTACTGGCCAACAATGAAAAGGGACTTTAAGGAGCTAGTCAAAACATGCCACgcttgccaagtcctaggagatgcaattcacactcacccaaatgtttgacaggatatgacgacaccatggccttttcacatttgggggctcgatctcatagggcctataaaccctccatccaacgGTTACATATGGATCTTGGCAGTCAccgagtactttacaaaatgggtagaggtcatccctttgaaaaaagccacTAGAGCAACCGTAGCAAATTTTATTtgagaccacatcattacaaggttcggg
This genomic window contains:
- the LOC126696147 gene encoding uncharacterized protein LOC126696147, with translation MYFLAHQILLVTKSHPIKALLHQPLLTGRIALCLVLLSQYDISIRTPKAVKSQAIADQLAQFPGKEEGPLSEEIPGEVVVTEIPGKKWTMRFDGSAMTTSNGVGIVLSCENGNTIPLSFKLGFSCSNNTAEYEAYLTGLTIALSIGVKHMRVLGDSNLVISQVKGDFALWEQNLAAYRTWAQRLELEFQTFSIEYTQRSENRFADTLATLGSQIPFKGRDTLIKIGRQEHSIIRILQEMYPRESK